The Drosophila sulfurigaster albostrigata strain 15112-1811.04 chromosome 3, ASM2355843v2, whole genome shotgun sequence genomic sequence TGGCTTAGAGGATTAAGCAAGTTCTGTTGGCTCTGTTCGACTGGTTTGGCACTGACGTTTCCACTGAAACTATTTACCCGTTAATCGTATGCAGGAATGCGTTCAtgacaaaaaaagagaaaggcTGCTAAGATTTTATGACTTATCGATGGCTACCGGTGCGTATGCGCAATCTTAAGCCAGATAATACACGGGCTCGGCCATTCTAAATACATAACGCAATTCATTAAAGGtttaattttatagaaaaatccattgcatacttttgggcttTTTAGTCAACTTGAtcaatagattttattttaattcaaatttatatttgttggtGTCCAGTAATAAGAATACGTTgtgtgaaaaaaataaactgctGCAGTGCATACGACAAAAAAGcattcaaatttgttgcaagcaattttaagaaatttcattctcaataaaaatactatttttgaaaatttttgaatgaaattgatATTCTCTCTCTTATCtctttcttaaaaatattgtcatttatattatattaaatttattttaatgcttatGAGCAAGTAAGTAGTCATCTTAGTGCGTTAATACTGTACtgccatcacacacacactcataaatattttattaatagaatatgtgtgtatgtgtattgcTTACTTTTAGGCGATTTTTGATAGATCGAAATGTTATGCTTTACCTAATAATATTGTTAGTATAACAGTTTCACATTAAGCTTACATTacacttttcaatttgaaaactgaaccgtttttgtgttttttaaatgaattttgcttttataagcTACTAATTATAGTAACAACAATGTTTtgaagaaaatcaaaaataaagtttattttctgaaaacaaaaaaaatttaatcgCAAATTAGGTAGTGTAAAAATTGGACATCTGCATGAGTGGAAAACTCACTTGTTCTACAAATGTCTTTTACGCCCATTGAATCTGCACTCAGAATAATAAAAAGGCTTCTTTGGTGTTATGCACCACTGTTAGTTCtagtgaaataaatattaactttaatgTATATACGAAGTCTTTGTCTTTAATTAATCctttgtatatatactatattatattggtctattttatttttagattaaGTTGCCGCAAAAGTATGAAAACAAGTAAACTGGTTGGTCAatacatttaacaaattaaaacaattgaaaaattaatgtattctaagaaattaattatattttttacgaTGCAGAATATTTAGGAATATGTTAAATCAAATGTGGTAGCAAAATGATCCAATCTAATATTATCAAATTAGctaaaatgaagtaaaatcATTAAATCCATACGTTGGCTATACTGAATTGGTTACAAGCCTACGCTTGACATTCTCATGTAAAAACAATCATAAATCATTGAGCCAATCGAAGGTCAATTAGCCGCTAGCCTAATTGTCTGAAGGAGTCATCACACGGAAGTCTTACAGCAATCTTGACGCCCATTCAATGTCCATTAACACCAGCAGCGCCAGCGCCAAAGACAGCGCCAGGCAGAGTCGATAAATCGAGTTAATCGCTTCAATCGTTATTTAGTGGTACAGTTTGTCATGCGGTCATTTGATAGCCCCTGAGCTCAATAAACCAAATGCCAATCAATTCATCAATCTTTAAAGCTTTTGTCTAGTTTTGTGGCCCAAAATCCGTGTGAAAGGCTCTTTAACTGAtttgtttgcactttttgGAGACGATCTTAAATGACAAGACGCAAGAACAAGAACCAACAAAACATTCTAAGTCGTTGTAAACCGGTTAAAACTTTTGAAAGTGTTTTagtagatttatttttatttatttgtttgtgccGCGCAAAAGTCTTAAATCGTTGCTCTTAAAGTGGAAGTGCCATTCTAATTTGTTGTTCCCGTAAAAACTAACAAATCATAGAACAGGAATCAATATTAGACAATCGAATGTTGCGCATTTCTGGTAAGTTCCCCCTcggcaacgaaaaaaaaagcaaagccaagcaTTCATTCAGAGCTTCCGTATGCAAAATAGCATACAGTATTTTGAATTCATCATTCGCATTCATCCTATTCACACACATGTAGGTCTCTCATACTTCAATGATTAATGATGAGTGGCGAACAGGCAGCAATCAGTTTtgagttttcagttttcagtttcagttctcAAATCTCAAATCTCAGTTCAAAGTTCCCAACGGTTTGCAGTGGCTACTAATGTTGATAATAAGAACGAATCTTGCACAGTATTCCGACATATTTATTGTGCCTCTGATGAGCTGTGAATACTATAATTAAAGACATGCTTCTTCGATATGCCATATCATTGATGGACCTTGGCCGAAACAAATAATACATTACGCTTgctttttgtatgttttttttcatatttttttttattttacaaataatttatatttatttacgtgTGTTTGCGATTCAACAATAACTAAATacttcgatttcgattttgtttttgtttttgtgtgttttcagtttcattttcaatttcgatttcgattgtgttttttctttgtatcTTCCGAACTTCATTTGTCTCTTTGTACTTTGAtgttttttagtatttgtatcTTATTCGTCAGCGTTTTCGTGGGAAAAACGCCTTTGATTAGGATTTTGTTATTAGATGCGATAGTTGGATAGATTGAAGAGTAGTAGATTGAGGTAGATTTGTGGTTGAGTTTAAGGTTGAGGTGGCTGCGTGAGGTGCGTGGTATGTATGCTTGGGGATATTTTTTggtaattgtttatatattttgttttggttaaTGCTATTTATCCATGTGTGTTGGTTGTGGTAGTAGTAGTAGTGGTAGTGTCGGATGCGGGAACGGGTTCAGGATGATCGTGATCGTGATCGGGAGCGGGAACAGATCGGGGTGTAAGTATTGGGCGGGGCGGGacaagggagagagagaaaaaacatATTGTGTGGTGAATAAAAAAGGCAGCCAGCagggaaaaagaaaaaccaaaaacaaaacataaggATTCGTAAAAGATGAATTagatatattaaataagaagTCAAGAAGTTAAGTGCTAGAGCATTGCCCCTCTTTAGTAGCGGCGCTGACGGTAGAAGCGTCTTACATAGACTGGGCGACGATACTGGTAACCACTCTGGCTGCTGTATGCGTGTCCGGAGATGTGCTgggcctgctgctgctgggccaGAGGGGGGCAGGTATTGGGCGCGCTGTGCAATTGGCTGCTGGACATAGTTCTGGGCAATGGCGACGGGACGTGCGACGGGACGGGCCAACGGCAGGGGTGCAACGGGACGTGGGGCGGGGGCAGCGGCAATTGGTGCCGGCTCCTCGATGTCAATGTATTCCGGTTCGGGTGTGGCAATGTCCTGAGGATTGGGTCCCTGTGTGGCCGAATCGGGCAACTGTGCGCCAGCTGCGAAGCCAATGAGAGCCAAAGCGATGAACACGAAGAATTTCTGCcggaaacaagaacaaaaatgtGTTGTTTGTTGAAGTACACTTTTTTATGGCGGCTtgttaatgttatttatagttgtgtttgctattgttgttgctctttgctgttgctgttgctgtggcctGGGCGCGAATGGAATGCGAGAATGACACTCGAGCCTGTCAGAACGCAATGAAGTTGTTCACTTGAGTTCGGCACTCCAAACTGATTGTTCTTTTGATTTGCgtataaattcttttttgtcttttttttatttatagttcaCTTTAGGCCTTTTATTTATATCCTTAATTGCGCACTGgccaaatatatttgcattatcCCTGCAGGGATCACATACCATTTTGTTTAgattagtttttgtttgtttttttgaagGAGTTTTTGTTACGCAAAAATTTCTCGTCCAGAAGCGCACGAGCAATTTACACTCAAGAAGTTCAAAGCACAAATGATGATGAGCTGGGCAGTTTCTATGAAATTTATACTATATCTGGCCGGTCCGGTTCGTTATGTGGGTCTAAAGAGAGAAGAAGCAAACGCAAAGCGACGACCGCCAAAAAAAACTCgatgaaacacacacatacggtgttataaataaagtaacagcaacaacaacagcgagaagAGTTGAAAGAAGCAtggcaacaactacagcaacattaacaacatcaaacaaattcaaatcaaaatttaaattaaataattcgataatattagcagcagcagcagcagcgaacaGCGGCAGCTAGAAGTGGTCACATGCTGGCGACCCTTTGGCCAAAAGCAGCATCAGTAGACACAGTCACAATCACTTTGTTGTCGTCACGAGTCATGACGCATCGGTcaaagacgaagacgaagatggAGACGCAATCacaatcgcagtcgcagttaaAATCACATTCTGCGCTCCATAAACAGACAcgcagcaaacacacaacaatggccaaaacaaaagaagataGTTAAGAGCAAACTCGATCTCGATTTCGATCACTACACTCtatttctcgctctctttctctccctctctttcccGCTCAGACTCTCTTAAGCTTAAGTCGCGCGGTGTTGTGCAGTGCTTGGCACGGCTCGTGGCTCAAGtgaagttcgttgcctaagtcttttgtatTGTTCTGTGTGTTTCGCTCTAATTtgcataacatttttataagaattatatttttagctagCACTACGCGTACACACAATGGAATATCTGGTCATCTAATTATGCCAACGCAATCGTAtatcatcttttttttatgctggCCTATAAATCTGTTTAGGCAGttaaccaaataaaaaactgaGATGTTTTGGCAACTTTTGTCACATTGAAAATTATCGCATCGCATTGTTGATATTGTTATGTTATTAGGAAAAGGCAAATATTATTAAGCTTGGCTTTAGTTTGTAGCGACAAGCtgttaaacacattttgacaaacaacaacttgaCGATCATGTCAAGTTGAGGAGATTGTCTGCCCATCCATCCATTTTGGTTGTTTGTATGCTCACTTGACCTCTGCCACAAATagaaacaaacagcagcaacaacaacaacggacaACAACATCGAATTTAACGGCTTTTGGGCATACAAATATCATTTCCGTTTACTGAATTTCGTGCATATGTGTGGGGGGGAAATACATTCACCTGGCCAAAGAGTTTCAAGTGCGCCACTTGTCAGCTGCAGCCAAGGCTGGACACAGGAAATGCCACTAAGAAACGGGctaaaagctttttttttgcgcagaGGCGGAGCCAAGTGAAGACTACTGGATGAGCTCTCCACTCAGCTCTGGACCATAAAAATTAGTTAGAAATTAgtctggctgctgctggttcTGAATGCTGTGACATCATtccaacagaaacagaagccTGCCTTTCACCTGCTTTGATGGTGGCATCGTGCCTTGATTAATTGAATGTTTGTCATCGAAAACAAGAAACATAAACGGGTAAGCAGAATAGCATTTAGGCAATGCGCATATTTTCGAAGCAAACTTATTTATGGTTATTTTTACGGTTattagaaaatgttaaaatgtaattaataatgACTTTGTTTGGCATATTATGTTTCTAGCAATGCTTACCAAAGACTAAACACCGATAAATCGCATATTAGTTATGGAAccccatcgtcatcgtcatcatcatcatcatgcgctgcgctgcgctgtgTTGCGTTGCGTCACTCGATTTGAATTGCAAAACGtgtcattcaaaatattagaAAACGGCATCGAACGACAATTCTATTCTTATTGAGTTCATAAATCTATGAGAAGGCGTGCCAGATTTATTATGTTATCATTTTTGTCGCCACAAAACACGCATCGCATCGATAGCCAAACGCAGggtatttcataaaatatgataacatttttaaaaaccacttttatttatgtttatggctatataaaatgaatatgttgatcatttcatctttttttttcatcgtTTTGGTAACTCGTTGTCGCACCGGAACCGAAAATGAAGTCGTCGCCAAATTAGCATAGACCCAACCATCGTGCCAATCGGACAATCCCCAATGAACcggtaaaaaaaagaaggtaaaaacaaatcacacagacaaatactaaatactgtataaaatgctatcacaaattgaatcaaaagCCATGAGCCGACACGTTGTTGGAAAATTACCTTAAATGCCGGCAATCGAAAAATGTGCTTATTTATGGGCTTCCAAGTGCCGCATCATTAGCTAAACGCACTTAAGACTTTAGcatacgacgacgacgacgtcgacgatgaTGCGTagagttggccaaaaagtaaacaattcgTGAGCCTCGGATAAGAATGGGACCTCCCAAAAGTTTGGCCGTTAACCTTGCGACCAACGccttattaaacattttttaaatgttccAAGCGTGCGACAAAATTTCCAATTATAATGTATTCGACCTGTTATCCGAGCCATGTTTTTTTGGCTCGTTTACAAGCGATCCAAGCGATAAGAACAATACAAAACATtaagccaaaaaaaatgtatatagagAGGAAGATATAGTATTCATATGGAACTGACAAACAAAAGTTTCCCACGTCTGCAAATTATTGCTAAGCGATCGAACGATTAAAACGATGACACGCCTCGTTTTCtgcctatgtgtgtgtttctttttcttttttgtttagcaTTTGAATAAGATTGTAAATACTAAGCAAACAGATATAATGATAAATTTGCATGGCTAAGCAAAAACATCGAGCGGTGCTCTATTGTCAACATATGACACGGAGGTGTTGTTTTTCCTTTGACGTTTCAATCGACGCATGGCAATGCGTCTTCTTgcttagtttttgttttgctgtt encodes the following:
- the LOC133842449 gene encoding LOW QUALITY PROTEIN: striated muscle-specific serine/threonine-protein kinase (The sequence of the model RefSeq protein was modified relative to this genomic sequence to represent the inferred CDS: deleted 1 base in 1 codon) — protein: MKFFVFIALALIGFAAGAQLPDSATQGPNPQDIATPEPEYIDIEEPAPIAAAPAPRPVAPLPLARPVARPVAIAQNYVQQPIAQRAQYLPPLAQQQQAQHISGHAYSSQSGYQYRRPVYH